One window of Metopolophium dirhodum isolate CAU chromosome 3, ASM1992520v1, whole genome shotgun sequence genomic DNA carries:
- the LOC132941138 gene encoding uncharacterized protein LOC132941138 isoform X2 produces the protein MSQLSVMYSEKGKILLVLNNFKFREDRLLKTGEMSWSCTNKNCNAKLYTIGEKHLFSRTQNDHKNHQANTVKILNRQKINNSVKMKADELSFSERPRKIIRQEVEKDVNILNTFTDRDMIRIGKNINRAKLQRLPKLPKCMDDVHDYLDMDEVICTKRENLVIFNDKSCNIIIFSCETDVYSYWFQK, from the exons ATGTCACAACTATCTGTAATGTATAGTGAAAAAGGGAAAATTTtgcttgtattaaataattttaaatttagagagGACCGTCTGCTTAAGACAGGAGAAATGTCTTGGAGTTGCACTAATAAAAATTGCAATGCAAAACTCTACACTATCGGGGAAAAACACTTATTTTCAAGAACGCAAAATGACCATAAAAATCATCAAGCCAAtactgttaaaattttaaacagacAGAAGATAAACAACTCGGTAAAAATGAAGGCTGATGAATTATCATTTTCGGAAAGGCCAAGGAAAATAATTCGTCAAGAGGTGGAGAAAGatgtcaatattttgaatacattcaCAGACAGAGACATGATTCGCATag ggaaaaatattaatcgtgCAAAATTACAACGATTACCAAAGTTACCAAAATGTATGGACGATGTACATGACTATTTGGATATGGACGAAGTGATATGTACGAAAAGAGAAAATTTAGTAATATTCAACGATAAatcatgcaatataataatattttcatgcgAAA CAGATGTTTACAGTTATTGgtttcaaaaataa
- the LOC132941138 gene encoding uncharacterized protein LOC132941138 isoform X1, translated as MSQLSVMYSEKGKILLVLNNFKFREDRLLKTGEMSWSCTNKNCNAKLYTIGEKHLFSRTQNDHKNHQANTVKILNRQKINNSVKMKADELSFSERPRKIIRQEVEKDVNILNTFTDRDMIRIGKNINRAKLQRLPKLPKCMDDVHDYLDMDEVICTKRENLVIFNDKSCNIIIFSCESNLKFMCSVETILVDATFNYCTKLFQQMFTVIGFKNNKYVPVALSLLKDKKDLSYTTVMSTLKNKCLEINLIFKPQHIVSDFEKGILQAPRKEFPDTTLIGCRFHLSQA; from the exons ATGTCACAACTATCTGTAATGTATAGTGAAAAAGGGAAAATTTtgcttgtattaaataattttaaatttagagagGACCGTCTGCTTAAGACAGGAGAAATGTCTTGGAGTTGCACTAATAAAAATTGCAATGCAAAACTCTACACTATCGGGGAAAAACACTTATTTTCAAGAACGCAAAATGACCATAAAAATCATCAAGCCAAtactgttaaaattttaaacagacAGAAGATAAACAACTCGGTAAAAATGAAGGCTGATGAATTATCATTTTCGGAAAGGCCAAGGAAAATAATTCGTCAAGAGGTGGAGAAAGatgtcaatattttgaatacattcaCAGACAGAGACATGATTCGCATag ggaaaaatattaatcgtgCAAAATTACAACGATTACCAAAGTTACCAAAATGTATGGACGATGTACATGACTATTTGGATATGGACGAAGTGATATGTACGAAAAGAGAAAATTTAGTAATATTCAACGATAAatcatgcaatataataatattttcatgcgAAAGTAATTTGAAATTCATGTGCAGTGTTGAAACTATTTTAGTGGATGCCACTTTTAACtattgtacaaaattatttcagCAGATGTTTACAGTTATTGgtttcaaaaataacaaatatgttCCTGTTGCACTAAgtttattaaaagataaaaaagatTTATCGTACACAACTGTTATGTCTacgctgaaaaataaatgtttggaaattaatttaatatttaaaccacAACATATAGTTTCTGATTTTGAAAAAGGAATTCTTCAAGCTCCAAGAAAAGAATTCCCGGACACCACTTTGATTGGATGCAGATTTCATCTCAGTCAAGCCTGA
- the LOC132941282 gene encoding bolA-like protein 3, with translation MFQITRRSAKLFSSNFSALRKYADTPNVSTLKGGENILYLSLQKKFPQAKEIKIKDISGGCGAIFEVFISTTEFKGMSMVKQHQLITEVLKDEIKSMHGIRIHTEIPVENNK, from the exons atgtttCAAATCACAAGACGTAGtgcaaaattatttagttcaaatttt AGTGCTTTGAGAAAATATGCAGATACCCCTAATGTATCAACTCTAAAAGGtggtgaaaatattttgtatttgtcgttacaaaaaaaatttcctcaagccaaagaaattaaaatcaaagaTATTTCAG gtggTTGTGGTGcaatttttgaagtatttatttCCACGACAGAATTCAAGGGAATGAGTATGGTAAAACAGCACCAACTTATTACCGaa gTTTTAAAAGATGAAATTAAGTCAATGCATGGAATACGAATACATACAGAAATACCTGTTGAAAATAACAAAtag
- the LOC132941281 gene encoding SNW domain-containing protein 1-like, with amino-acid sequence MSLFSVLPAPTQFLQDLEEDDETNETLAEKTNTFEVYAVKIPPYGNRTGWVPRTVEDFGDGGAFPEIQVAQYPLNMGRENKESVSNALALQLTSDGKVKYDVIARQGQRKDKVIYSKLSDMLPSEVVNEDDPSLQKPDSEEVADITEKTRAALEKLTNSKVSAALPVRAADKPAPVQWFRYTPTEQGQEYNSGSKQRVVRLVEAQKDPMEPPKFKINKKIPRGPPSPPAPLMHSPTRKTSVKEQKEWKIPPCISNWKNAKGYTIPLDKRLAADGRGLQQNHINEKFAKLAEALYIADRKAREAVEMRAQLEKKMAQKEKEKKEEHLRAMAQKAREERAGIRLPGSAKNDESRERDQLRLERQKDRARDRNLARNADSRKNKVLRDRDISEQIALGLPAITRKTGDTQYDQRLLNTTAGMDTGFGDDEEYNVYDKPWRGNSNLAQHIYRPSANIDKEVYGDDLETIAKTNRFVPNKEFSGTDRDPKASGRSGPVQFEKHQQEEDPFGLDQFLTQAKHASKRSQPQQQDRDKRRRKD; translated from the exons ATGTCACTATTTAG CGTGTTACCAGCACCTACACAATTCCTTCAGGACTTGGAAGAAGATGACGAAACCAATGAAACACTTGCTGAGAAAACCAATACCTTTGAAGTGTACGCTGTTAAAATCCCTCCATATGGGAACAGAACTGGATGGGTACCGAGGACTGTTGaa gatTTTGGAGATGGTGGTGCTTTTCCGGAAATCCAAGTTGCGCAATATCCATTGAATATGGGAAGAGAAAATAAAGAATCTGTTTCAAATGCTCTTGCACTGCAGTTAACTTCTGATGGTAAAGTTAAATATGATGTGATTGCTCGTCAAGGTCAGAGAAAAGATAAAGTGATTTATTCAAAACTATCTGACATGCTTCCATCTGAGGTGGTCAATGAAGATGATCCTTCCTTGCAAAAGCCTGATTCAGAAGAAGTTGCAGACATCACTGAAAAAACAAGAGCAGCACTGGAAAAGTTGACTAATTCTAAAGTTTCGGCTGCATTACCAGTACGAGCAGCCGATAAACCT GCTCCCGTACAATGGTTCCGGTACACCCCTACTGAACAAGGACAAGAATATAATTCCGGTTCGAAACAACGTGTAGTTAGATTGGTGGAGGCTCAAAAAGATCCAATGGAACcacctaaatttaaaataaataaaaaaattcccaGAGGTCCTCCATCGCCTCCTGCGCCATTAATGCATTCACCAACTAGGAAGACATCTGTCAAGGAACAGAAAGAATGGAAAATTCCACCATGTATATCCAATTGGAAGAATGCCAAAGGTTACACAATTCCATTAGATAAGAGATTAGCTGCTGATGGTCGAGGTTTACAACAAAaccatataaatgaaaaatttgcCAAGCTGGCCGAGGCTTTATACATAGCAGATCGTAAAGCCAGAGAAGCTGTTGAAATGAGAGCTCAGTTGGAAAAGAAAATGGCACAAAAAGAAAAGGAAAAGAAAGAGGAACATCTTAGAGCAATGGCCCAAAAAGCCAGAGAAGAAAGAGCAGGTATTCGGCTACCTGGATCCGCAAAGAATGATGAATCTCGCGAACGTGATCAATTACGTCTGGAACGTCAAAAAGACAGAGCTCGTGATCGTAACCTTGCTAGAAATGCTGACAGCCGTAAAAACAAAGTATTGCGAGATCGAGACATCAGTGAACAAATTGCTCTTGGCCTCCCAGCAATCACTAGGAAAACTGGAGATACTCAGTATGATCAACGTTTGCTTAATACAACAGCTGGTATGGATACCGGATTTGGTGATGATGAAGAATATAATGTGTATGATAAACCTTGGCGCGGAAACAGCAATTTGGCTCAACATATTTATCGTCCATCTGCTAATATTGATAAGGAAGTGTATGGTGATGATTTAGAAACTATTGCTAAGACAAATAG aTTTGTGCCGAACAAAGAATTTAGCGGAACAGATCGTGATCCTAAAGCTAGTGGTCGGTCTGGTCCAGTTCAATTTGAAAAACATCAACAAGAAGAGGATCCATTTGGTTTGGATCAGTTCTTGACTCAAGCTAAGCATGCATCTAAGAGGTCTCAACCACAACAACAAGATCGTGATAAACGTCGTAGaaaagattaa